A genomic region of Chitinimonas arctica contains the following coding sequences:
- a CDS encoding LysR family transcriptional regulator, which translates to MTDLNDLRLIAAIAETATLAGAARRLAVSHATVFRRLENIEAGLGVRLFERRAGRYVATAAGEELADVGAEIDRLATRSLLKVVGHDLRPSGLVRITTTESIAICCLGPILASCRRLHPQISIQLFTSNDMQSLSKRDADIAIRPTHRPPEELIGKRIGGLAMAAYASRAYLANHGESQGLAEHDWLALDDSMSQHRSLKWLSRMVSLESLPFRANTFPVLRQACAEGLGVALMPCFVGDTHAALQRVTGPLEGLDSELWLLTHPDLRDTARIKLVYQFLQQQLAGLAPLFAGDVPNGSHGE; encoded by the coding sequence ATGACCGACCTGAATGATTTGCGCTTGATCGCGGCCATCGCCGAAACCGCGACGCTTGCCGGCGCGGCAAGGCGGCTGGCGGTCAGCCATGCCACGGTTTTCCGGCGCTTGGAGAATATCGAAGCGGGTCTGGGCGTGCGCCTGTTCGAGCGGCGGGCCGGCCGCTATGTGGCCACGGCGGCGGGTGAGGAGCTGGCCGATGTCGGCGCCGAGATCGACCGGCTGGCGACCCGTTCGCTATTGAAGGTGGTCGGCCACGATCTGCGGCCCAGCGGCCTGGTGCGTATCACCACGACCGAAAGCATCGCCATCTGCTGTCTGGGACCGATTCTGGCCAGCTGCCGGCGGCTGCATCCGCAGATCAGCATCCAGCTATTCACCAGCAACGATATGCAAAGCCTCAGCAAGCGCGACGCCGATATCGCCATCCGGCCTACCCATCGGCCGCCCGAGGAGCTCATCGGCAAGCGTATCGGCGGCCTGGCCATGGCCGCTTACGCCAGCCGGGCCTACCTGGCCAACCACGGTGAAAGCCAGGGGCTGGCCGAGCATGATTGGCTGGCACTGGACGATTCCATGAGCCAGCATCGCTCGCTGAAGTGGTTGTCGCGCATGGTGTCGCTCGAATCCTTGCCGTTCCGTGCCAATACTTTCCCCGTGCTGCGGCAAGCTTGCGCCGAAGGACTGGGGGTGGCGCTGATGCCGTGTTTTGTCGGCGATACGCATGCCGCGCTGCAACGGGTCACCGGGCCGCTGGAAGGCCTGGATAGCGAACTGTGGCTACTCACCCACCCTGATCTGCGCGATACCGCCCGCATCAAGCTGGTATACCAGTTCCTGCAACAGCAACTGGCCGGCCTGGCACCCTTGTTCGCCGGCGATGTGCCGAACGGCAGCCATGGCGAATAA
- a CDS encoding RNA-binding S4 domain-containing protein produces the protein MNPPADHATAPVRLDKWLWAARFFKTRSLATAAIDAGHVRLNDERPKPARTVKVGDRLHIRTAADAFELTVLAISERRGPAGEARLLYAETEASVAERARNQQARALEPVFDHPDVRGRPTKKWRRQLHFFQRKQQD, from the coding sequence ATGAATCCGCCAGCTGATCACGCCACCGCGCCTGTCCGCCTGGACAAATGGCTATGGGCCGCGCGTTTTTTCAAGACGCGCAGCCTGGCCACCGCGGCCATCGACGCCGGCCATGTCCGGCTCAACGACGAGCGCCCCAAGCCGGCCCGCACCGTCAAGGTCGGCGACCGGCTGCATATCCGTACCGCCGCGGATGCGTTCGAACTGACCGTGCTTGCCATAAGCGAGCGGCGCGGCCCGGCCGGCGAAGCACGCCTGCTGTATGCGGAAACCGAAGCCAGCGTGGCCGAACGCGCCCGGAACCAACAAGCCCGCGCGCTGGAGCCCGTCTTCGACCATCCCGATGTCCGCGGTCGGCCGACCAAGAAATGGCGTCGGCAATTGCACTTTTTCCAGCGCAAACAGCAGGACTGA
- a CDS encoding MBL fold metallo-hydrolase, protein MKKSLTTLTAVLALAWTSHSQAAEPIWDGNKVEMVSEQLAPGAYAYYPQDAKDLNAKGAAAATSGGLIVGSKGALLIETMLNKRLHQQVMALNKKNQAKTITYAINTSAHGDHSYGNMYLPANTRIIQHANTRNYVSAHLEDDKAFMLKHFGNGRGIEEIQARTGDILVPAGGSVTVDLGGRSVDIIDFGFAQTGGDLFVWDPAAKVMWAGNAIIASKPALPWLLDGHLTQTLDTLNKVYAFLPADARIVPGHGVPMDREALKWHLDYLSAVKQNVQAAIDKGMTLEQTVKAVAMPEFGGYSLFGWVHPGLNVPAAYKDLSKAR, encoded by the coding sequence ATGAAAAAATCCCTCACCACCCTCACCGCCGTCCTGGCCCTCGCCTGGACCAGCCACAGCCAGGCTGCCGAACCGATCTGGGACGGCAACAAGGTCGAAATGGTCAGCGAGCAGTTGGCCCCCGGCGCCTACGCCTATTATCCGCAAGATGCCAAGGACCTGAACGCCAAGGGTGCCGCCGCCGCGACCAGTGGTGGGTTGATCGTCGGCAGCAAAGGCGCCTTGCTGATCGAAACCATGCTGAACAAGCGCTTGCACCAGCAGGTCATGGCCTTGAACAAGAAGAACCAGGCAAAAACCATTACCTACGCCATCAATACCAGCGCACATGGCGACCATTCCTACGGCAATATGTATCTGCCGGCGAACACCCGCATCATTCAGCACGCCAATACCCGCAACTATGTGTCGGCGCATCTGGAAGACGACAAAGCCTTTATGCTCAAGCACTTCGGCAACGGCCGCGGCATCGAGGAAATCCAGGCCCGCACCGGCGATATCCTGGTGCCCGCGGGCGGCAGTGTCACCGTGGATCTTGGCGGCCGCAGCGTGGACATCATCGACTTCGGCTTTGCCCAGACGGGTGGCGATCTGTTCGTATGGGACCCGGCCGCCAAGGTGATGTGGGCCGGCAATGCCATTATCGCCAGCAAGCCCGCCCTACCCTGGCTGCTGGATGGCCACCTGACACAAACCCTGGATACGCTGAACAAGGTCTACGCCTTCCTGCCGGCGGATGCCCGCATCGTCCCCGGCCACGGGGTACCGATGGACCGGGAAGCCCTGAAATGGCACCTCGACTACCTGAGTGCCGTGAAGCAGAACGTCCAGGCAGCCATCGACAAGGGCATGACGCTGGAGCAAACGGTCAAGGCCGTCGCCATGCCGGAGTTCGGCGGCTATAGCCTGTTTGGCTGGGTCCATCCCGGTCTGAATGTCCCGGCCGCCTATAAGGATCTCAGCAAGGCGCGTTAA
- a CDS encoding DMT family transporter, which yields MLQYAFPLLAVLIWAGNTVVSKLAADAIFPAEIGFYRWLLAGVLFTPFLLRPVLANWAAIRPHLGKIALLGILGMATYQSLAYYAAHLTSATNMGIILSLMPMMALALSIAMLGQQLTAGALAGAILSFAGVLIVVSEGSVGRLFAHGIGLGDALMLVANLAYALYSVLLKKWQLKIPATQLLYVQILVAILALLPLYLLSPKTGVNSTNLPYILFAGIPASMVATLAWIHAVGRLGPSRTAIFFNLLPVFTAVIAALVLREQLAGYHVLGGLLTLAGVVLSGRWPMPLTVGGRARDAV from the coding sequence TTGTTGCAATATGCCTTTCCCCTGCTGGCCGTACTGATTTGGGCCGGCAATACCGTCGTCAGCAAACTGGCGGCCGACGCCATCTTTCCCGCCGAGATCGGATTCTATCGCTGGCTGCTGGCCGGTGTGCTGTTTACGCCTTTCCTGCTCCGGCCGGTCCTGGCCAATTGGGCCGCCATCCGGCCCCACCTGGGCAAGATCGCCCTGCTGGGCATTCTCGGCATGGCGACCTACCAAAGCCTGGCCTACTATGCCGCCCATCTCACCAGCGCCACCAATATGGGCATCATCCTGTCGCTGATGCCCATGATGGCGCTGGCCCTCTCCATCGCCATGCTGGGCCAGCAACTCACGGCCGGCGCACTGGCCGGCGCGATACTATCCTTTGCCGGTGTCTTGATCGTGGTATCGGAAGGCAGCGTCGGCAGGCTGTTCGCCCATGGCATCGGCCTGGGCGACGCCTTGATGCTGGTCGCCAACCTAGCCTACGCGCTATACAGCGTGCTGCTGAAGAAATGGCAGCTGAAGATACCCGCCACGCAGCTGCTCTATGTGCAGATCCTGGTCGCCATCCTCGCTTTGTTGCCCTTGTACCTGCTCTCGCCCAAGACCGGCGTGAACAGCACCAACCTCCCCTACATCCTGTTCGCCGGCATCCCCGCCTCCATGGTCGCCACCCTGGCCTGGATACACGCGGTGGGCCGCCTTGGACCCAGCCGGACCGCCATCTTCTTCAACCTGCTGCCGGTTTTCACTGCCGTGATCGCGGCCTTGGTCCTACGCGAGCAACTGGCTGGCTACCATGTGCTGGGTGGATTGCTGACGCTGGCCGGGGTGGTCTTGAGCGGACGTTGGCCCATGCCGCTGACAGTGGGCGGTCGAGCGCGCGACGCGGTCTAG
- a CDS encoding Fic family protein: protein MSTAAQVLDTVLNATAGLTIGELLLQHPDVPRRTAQRWLNEWVKENKLVAVGTGRTRHYRASGTAAPAPAEVRTDGFHASIQLSVDSLDIVTYLEQPVVARRPVGYQRDLLETYQPNVTFHLAEPLRRQLHRMGRTAAMLSPAGTYSRAILNRLLIDLSWASSHLEGNTYSRLDTRKLIEYGQVAQGKGTLETQMILNHKSAIELLVENIETAGFNRFTLMNLHSALSENLLPNPADEGRIRQHAVEIGKSVYRPLSVPQQIDEMLGILLEKAGQILDPFEQSFFVMVHLPYLQPFADINKRTSRLAANLPLFRANLCPLTFLDVPERAYSLAILGVYEMGRVELLRDLYLWAYERSTQEYLAIKQDLAEPDPLRLAYRDLIKQTIRDIVSQPTLEPLALVQRAVVGVPETDRSNIQSLIVQELGRLHEGVLARYGLRPAELLAWKAAQGR from the coding sequence ATGTCTACAGCCGCGCAAGTACTGGATACCGTCCTAAACGCAACCGCCGGTCTGACGATAGGGGAGCTTTTATTGCAGCACCCCGACGTCCCCCGTCGAACTGCCCAGCGTTGGCTCAACGAGTGGGTGAAGGAAAACAAACTAGTCGCTGTCGGTACCGGTAGGACGCGGCATTATCGTGCATCCGGGACAGCGGCGCCGGCACCTGCCGAAGTTCGTACCGATGGTTTTCATGCCTCTATCCAGCTTTCGGTCGATAGCCTGGATATCGTCACTTACCTTGAGCAGCCGGTTGTAGCGCGTAGACCGGTGGGTTATCAGCGTGACCTATTGGAGACGTATCAGCCCAATGTGACCTTCCATCTGGCCGAACCACTTCGGCGGCAGCTGCATCGAATGGGCAGAACCGCCGCAATGCTTAGCCCGGCCGGCACTTATAGCCGCGCGATCCTGAACCGCTTGCTGATCGATTTGTCCTGGGCATCCAGCCATCTGGAAGGAAATACCTATTCCCGACTCGATACACGCAAGCTGATCGAGTATGGCCAGGTGGCGCAGGGAAAGGGAACGCTGGAAACCCAGATGATTCTCAACCACAAGTCCGCAATCGAGTTGCTGGTTGAGAATATCGAAACGGCAGGATTCAACCGCTTCACCTTGATGAATTTGCACAGCGCCCTGTCGGAAAACCTGCTGCCGAACCCCGCCGATGAGGGGCGCATTCGACAGCATGCGGTAGAAATCGGCAAAAGCGTGTATCGACCCCTATCCGTGCCGCAGCAGATCGATGAAATGCTGGGAATCTTGCTGGAAAAGGCTGGGCAGATTTTAGATCCGTTTGAGCAATCATTTTTTGTGATGGTGCACTTGCCGTATCTCCAGCCTTTTGCGGATATCAACAAGCGTACTTCCCGCCTGGCCGCCAATCTGCCGCTGTTCCGGGCCAATTTGTGCCCGCTGACTTTCCTGGATGTACCGGAACGAGCCTATAGCCTTGCCATCTTGGGCGTGTACGAAATGGGTCGAGTGGAGTTACTGCGCGATCTCTATTTGTGGGCCTATGAACGGTCCACGCAGGAATATCTTGCGATTAAACAAGATTTGGCAGAGCCCGATCCCCTTCGCCTGGCTTATCGTGACCTGATCAAGCAGACGATACGGGATATCGTTTCCCAACCTACGCTGGAACCGCTCGCCCTCGTCCAGCGGGCTGTGGTGGGGGTCCCTGAGACGGACCGCTCGAATATTCAGTCACTGATCGTGCAGGAGCTAGGACGTTTGCATGAGGGTGTACTTGCGCGGTATGGCTTGCGGCCCGCTGAATTGCTTGCGTGGAAGGCAGCCCAGGGGCGTTGA
- a CDS encoding alkaline phosphatase D family protein: MDRRQFLKVGGFVTASAATLGLPGCGSGDDSASTTGLPDTTAATGSAWKFPQSVASGDPQPDAIMLWTRVVPSSADDVASAATPASFSVRVLVTATDNSAGLGSNGELKGTMAVNATVPVYADYDNTIRHKVTGLAAGTTYYYQFVAGDARSRVGRFKTAPARDADIAKLKFAVMTCQDWSINHWGAYSDVLGQDLDFMVHLGDYIYETVGEGFQVGAVESRHTALVLPNGTFKSGTSGAKYATTLADYRYLYKQYRTDSRLQAVHERFAMVAIWDDHEFSDDCWGDAETYGNGTFSATASDNTHQPLRRRSANQAWFEFMPADIYFTTSLAAGVENIRIYRDLQFGKLAHLIMTDERLYRSDHMIPEAAVNPATGQQVGSIGSRYMVPEATLYGAEALKIDGAKRLGLPDPLVFVSMLGTSQRNWWKDTMKSSPAAWKLWGNEVSLMRMGVDGSNAIATLLALQSVSTLAGNISGALALTGGNVPVAGAIVAAVTAGAAQAAAGAAGTAIATAAATGGDKGAAAVGAGLSAPQAGIAVAAFNAALAAAAGGATAQVAAAAQTIAFGYIKPDVAANKQNSPFVIAAGQQAALAPFFTKFLLNADQWDGYNEERKDLMNHIKSTGIKNVVALTGDIHSFFAGAVSDNFTGSGGGTPVMVDLVTAGISSDSFFSYLKSAVGSLSASLATLVYYPLPVPVPGLGTVNLNVNLLDYTMGKAAPTAASLADSLRVQLRGELGKLGLPEVQLDATTSAVLGGLQASAAFTGQLLPLAQQLASLNSNPWLKLVNTDAQGYMVVTVTSAQLSCEFRQVNKLVGGTAPATVVAKTTTATVMKDVAAVTVA, encoded by the coding sequence ATGGATAGACGGCAGTTTTTAAAAGTCGGTGGCTTTGTCACGGCCTCGGCCGCCACCCTGGGACTGCCCGGCTGTGGCAGTGGCGATGACTCGGCCAGTACGACCGGGCTACCCGACACCACCGCCGCCACCGGCAGCGCCTGGAAGTTTCCGCAAAGCGTCGCCTCGGGCGACCCGCAGCCGGACGCCATCATGTTGTGGACGCGGGTGGTGCCCAGCAGCGCCGACGATGTGGCGAGCGCCGCGACCCCGGCCAGTTTCAGTGTACGCGTACTGGTGACCGCTACCGACAACAGCGCCGGCTTGGGTAGCAATGGCGAGTTGAAGGGCACCATGGCGGTCAATGCCACCGTGCCGGTCTATGCCGATTACGACAATACCATCCGCCACAAGGTGACCGGCCTGGCGGCCGGCACGACCTACTACTACCAATTCGTCGCCGGCGATGCCCGTTCCCGCGTCGGCCGTTTCAAGACCGCGCCGGCCCGCGATGCCGATATCGCCAAACTGAAATTCGCCGTGATGACCTGCCAGGACTGGAGCATCAATCACTGGGGTGCCTACAGCGATGTGCTGGGCCAGGACCTCGACTTCATGGTCCACCTGGGCGACTACATCTACGAAACCGTCGGCGAGGGCTTCCAGGTCGGTGCGGTCGAAAGCCGCCATACCGCACTGGTGCTGCCGAACGGCACATTCAAAAGCGGGACGTCCGGAGCCAAGTACGCCACCACCCTGGCCGACTATCGCTACCTCTACAAGCAATACCGCACCGATAGCCGCTTGCAGGCCGTGCACGAGCGCTTTGCCATGGTCGCCATCTGGGACGACCACGAGTTCTCCGACGATTGCTGGGGCGACGCCGAGACCTATGGCAACGGCACTTTCAGTGCGACCGCCAGCGACAATACCCACCAGCCGCTTCGTCGCCGCAGCGCCAACCAGGCCTGGTTCGAATTCATGCCGGCCGATATCTATTTCACTACCTCGCTGGCAGCGGGCGTGGAAAACATCCGTATCTACCGCGACCTGCAGTTCGGCAAGCTGGCGCATCTGATCATGACCGACGAGCGCCTGTACCGCAGCGACCATATGATCCCGGAAGCGGCCGTCAACCCCGCCACCGGCCAGCAGGTCGGCAGCATCGGCAGCCGCTACATGGTGCCGGAAGCCACTTTGTACGGCGCCGAGGCGCTGAAGATCGACGGTGCCAAGCGGCTGGGCTTGCCCGATCCGCTGGTGTTTGTCTCCATGCTGGGGACCAGCCAGCGCAATTGGTGGAAGGACACGATGAAGTCCTCGCCGGCGGCCTGGAAGCTGTGGGGCAACGAAGTCTCGCTGATGCGCATGGGCGTGGACGGTAGCAATGCCATCGCGACCTTGCTGGCCTTGCAATCGGTAAGCACCCTGGCCGGCAATATCTCGGGCGCCCTGGCTTTGACCGGCGGCAATGTGCCGGTGGCCGGCGCCATCGTGGCGGCCGTGACCGCCGGCGCTGCGCAAGCCGCTGCCGGCGCGGCGGGCACCGCGATCGCTACTGCTGCCGCAACCGGTGGCGACAAGGGCGCCGCCGCCGTTGGCGCCGGCCTGAGCGCCCCGCAAGCCGGCATCGCAGTGGCCGCATTCAACGCGGCCCTGGCTGCCGCAGCAGGTGGCGCCACGGCCCAAGTGGCCGCCGCCGCCCAGACCATCGCCTTCGGTTATATCAAGCCGGATGTAGCAGCCAACAAGCAGAACTCGCCCTTCGTGATCGCGGCCGGCCAGCAAGCTGCCCTGGCACCGTTCTTCACCAAGTTCCTGCTGAATGCCGACCAGTGGGACGGCTACAACGAAGAGCGCAAGGACCTGATGAACCATATCAAGTCCACCGGCATCAAGAATGTGGTCGCCCTGACCGGCGATATCCACTCCTTCTTCGCCGGCGCGGTCAGCGACAACTTCACCGGCAGCGGTGGCGGTACCCCCGTCATGGTCGACCTGGTGACGGCAGGGATCAGCTCCGACTCCTTCTTCAGCTATCTGAAGAGCGCGGTAGGCAGCCTGTCCGCCAGCCTGGCCACCCTGGTCTACTACCCGCTGCCCGTGCCGGTGCCCGGCCTGGGCACGGTCAACCTCAATGTCAACCTGCTCGACTACACCATGGGCAAGGCCGCGCCGACGGCCGCCAGCCTGGCCGACAGCCTGCGGGTGCAATTGCGCGGCGAGTTGGGCAAGCTCGGGCTGCCGGAAGTCCAGCTGGACGCCACCACCAGCGCCGTGCTGGGCGGCTTGCAGGCCAGCGCAGCCTTTACCGGCCAATTGCTGCCGCTGGCACAGCAGCTTGCCAGCCTCAACAGCAATCCATGGCTGAAGCTGGTCAACACCGATGCCCAGGGCTATATGGTGGTAACGGTGACATCCGCTCAGCTGAGCTGCGAGTTCCGCCAGGTTAACAAGCTGGTGGGCGGGACGGCGCCGGCCACGGTTGTGGCGAAAACCACCACGGCGACGGTGATGAAGGATGTTGCGGCGGTGACGGTGGCCTGA